A genomic segment from Candidatus Poribacteria bacterium encodes:
- a CDS encoding GNAT family N-acetyltransferase → MQTPTEFSDGTIAIRTYQPSDVHACFEAARESIAEVSRHLPWLHQEYSIKETRMWIEKTVPKLWEQQSEYHFAITDVGTGSVLGGCGLDQVNWVDQTANLGYWVRTSRTRQGVATAASKLLVRFGFEHLRLKRIDVVTSIGNIPSARVAEKLNPSEKKKVRDSSSTGGNVLDTIVFSLFPQDAP, encoded by the coding sequence ATGCAGACTCCAACAGAATTCAGCGATGGAACAATCGCTATTCGGACCTACCAACCCAGCGACGTTCACGCTTGTTTTGAGGCTGCGCGGGAGTCAATTGCAGAGGTATCGCGTCATCTACCGTGGCTTCATCAAGAGTACTCAATCAAAGAAACACGGATGTGGATTGAAAAAACGGTCCCAAAACTCTGGGAACAACAAAGCGAATATCACTTTGCCATTACCGATGTAGGAACCGGTAGTGTTCTGGGTGGGTGTGGCTTGGACCAAGTCAATTGGGTTGACCAAACAGCAAACCTTGGGTATTGGGTCAGAACCTCTCGAACACGGCAAGGTGTGGCAACTGCTGCCTCCAAACTTCTTGTTCGCTTTGGATTCGAGCATCTTCGACTCAAACGTATTGATGTGGTAACTTCAATTGGCAATATTCCGAGCGCACGAGTTGCCGAAAAACTCAACCCATCTGAAAAGAAAAAGGTAAGAGATAGTTCTTCGACCGGAGGAAACGTCTTAGATACCATAGTATTCTCGCTATTCCCACAAGATGCACCTTAA
- a CDS encoding VOC family protein, with the protein MNVLGIDFTFFAVSDMQKSLTFYRDMLGIPLACLVHEGTWAEFEINPGTLVLGQGDRFTQPGGGMVALAVKDAKAALEELEQSGIHIHSPLGESAVCFWAIIEDPDGNRVIIHQRKDKTVG; encoded by the coding sequence GTGAATGTATTAGGTATCGACTTTACTTTCTTTGCGGTGAGCGATATGCAGAAATCGCTCACCTTTTATCGCGATATGCTTGGGATTCCACTGGCATGTTTGGTGCATGAAGGGACATGGGCAGAATTCGAAATAAATCCCGGCACGTTGGTATTAGGGCAGGGCGACCGTTTCACACAACCCGGTGGAGGAATGGTCGCGCTTGCTGTCAAGGACGCGAAGGCTGCTTTAGAAGAATTAGAACAATCTGGAATTCATATCCACTCACCGTTAGGTGAATCCGCTGTATGCTTTTGGGCGATTATCGAAGATCCCGATGGCAATCGTGTCATCATACATCAGCGAAAGGATAAGACAGTCGGTTGA
- a CDS encoding carbonic anhydrase family protein, with protein MNYHEKTKKTAHHTETVCWGYEAENGPDVWERLNPEYRLCGAGTHQSPIDIVNPTPTKLPIITFNYQSTSLNIRNTGNTIEIVYPEGSWIEVDRMKYHLLQFHFHAPSEHTVSGYPYDMEMHLVHKSEDGTLAVIGILIENGSTNTAFAPFWQHLPSVPGESEQIGDVILNILDLLPSSKHTYRYTGSLTTPPCSEGVKWFVLTTPIEMSHSQIAAFKTILYGNNRPVQPLNDRELFTDVLPDS; from the coding sequence ATGAACTATCACGAAAAAACAAAGAAAACTGCCCATCATACTGAAACGGTATGCTGGGGCTACGAAGCAGAGAACGGACCGGACGTTTGGGAGCGACTCAACCCAGAATACCGGCTTTGCGGTGCAGGAACACACCAATCACCGATTGACATCGTGAATCCGACACCAACCAAACTTCCGATTATTACCTTTAACTACCAGTCAACATCTTTAAATATCCGCAATACGGGTAATACAATCGAAATTGTGTATCCAGAGGGGAGTTGGATTGAGGTGGACAGGATGAAATACCATCTTCTACAATTCCACTTCCACGCACCGAGCGAACATACAGTGTCAGGATACCCCTATGACATGGAGATGCATCTCGTCCATAAAAGCGAAGACGGGACGTTGGCTGTTATTGGCATCCTCATTGAGAACGGGAGCACCAACACAGCGTTCGCTCCTTTTTGGCAGCATTTGCCCTCTGTTCCGGGTGAATCTGAACAGATTGGAGATGTCATCTTAAATATTCTCGATTTGTTGCCGAGTTCAAAGCACACCTATCGCTATACCGGTTCGTTGACAACACCGCCCTGCTCAGAAGGGGTCAAATGGTTTGTGCTAACAACACCAATTGAGATGTCTCACTCGCAAATCGCAGCGTTCAAAACGATTCTGTACGGCAACAACAGACCTGTGCAACCTTTGAACGATCGCGAATTATTTACAGATGTGTTGCCAGATTCATAA